The Primulina tabacum isolate GXHZ01 chromosome 10, ASM2559414v2, whole genome shotgun sequence region CTGGCTCCGGTTTCTTCTTGCTGATATTAGTACACCTCCCTCGTCAGGCATTCTCCGGCCGAAGTCTTCCACTGGGTTTTGGGCAGCCACCGGAAGCTCTGTGCGCCGCTGCAATAAACTCACTTGGTTACAAGTGTCAAGAATTTGAGGTGCTGATGACTGGGATCCATTGATttgcatatatatttttattttgaaatgaaTTTGAAAAACGACCTTTTTCAGGTGATGACTGATGATGGATACATACTAAGCGTACAAAGGATTCCCGAGGGCCGGGCTGGTGGAAGAGGCGGCGGTTTAGACCGGCCACCGGTTCTTCTTCAACATGGGGTAATCGTGGTATGGACTCATTTTAGTTGTTACAGCCTTCCTCCGAATAATAATGTGTCGAGACTTACTTTTTCATCAAATTAACTATTTCCTTTGAACTCTTCGTTATTCATAATCTTTCAACGTTAACAACTTAAATAATAGAAAGTACGTAGTCTAACTAAAGGTGTGAAAACGGTCATCGGGATGGGACGGCCCACAGCCTACTCACAATTATGCGGGAAGGGGTGCCGCATACCAACCCGGGGTTTGTGTAATTGGGCGATTGGACTTGCCGAAAACTACCGTTAGATCGTTCGACCGTTTTGACGTGTTAGAGAAATTGTCAACTCAGTCCACCTATTTTATATGACAGAACAGACTAATCCGACGAACACTTTTAAGTTAACAAAAATTTGCCATATTAAAATATTCTAATAATGCAATATGCACTTATTGCCATGAAATATCAAGAATGATTTAAAATTTCACATATATTTAAATTAGACAATTCAAGTGGTAGAAAACAATATTTACAGGATGGGATGTCATGGTTGCTGAATTCACCCGACGAGGCACTGCCGCTGATTTTGGCTGATAACGGATTCGATGTCTGGATTTCAAATACAAGAGGAACCAGATATAGTCGTCGGCATCTCACCCTTGATCCCGCCAAGCAGGTATTCAAATTGTGTTTCATTGCCACTTATCCTTCGAAATATTCAAGGATTGCAAAATCATTTTTTGAAACTGAGACAGGAATATTGGAATTGGACATGGGACGAGTTGGTGATTCACGATTTATCGACATTCGCGGACTTGGTTTTCAACCAAACTGCTCAGAAAATTCACTACGTTGGCCATTCATTGGTAATCTATCAACTGTTGGTTTTGTCTAAACTATGACAATATATGACTAAATAATTGATGGACAGGGGAGTTTGGTGGCATTGGCGGCATTTTCGGAGGGAAAGCTGAGTGATAGGATAAAATCAGCAGCACTGTTAAGCCCGATTGCATACTTAAGTCACATGACCACAGTCCTCGGTGTTGTAGCAGCCAAAGCCTTTGTTGGCGAAGTAAGCGATCAGAACATCACACAAAACATCATtttttgatttatatatataagggATAGATACAATCTGCCTTATGATTTTCTGCCGGCAGGCGGTATCAATCTTGGGCTTGTCGGAGTTCAATCCCAGAGGGTTCGTCTCATTTTATATCAGCATCCCATATATaacttcaaaaataagaaaattctTGTGAATGTGCTTGATTATCTTTTTCTTCCCAATTAAACCGCAGGGTACAAGaagaaatgtttatgaaagctcTATGTGACAATCCGGAAGTAAATTGCTATGACCTGTTAACAGCACTCACGGGTATATGcacaaacaatatttattttatttttaaagaagGATTTGATCTTAGTGATTACTTTTTGTCATTTTCTAATTATATGTAAAGGAAATAATTGCTGCCTGAATAAATCAACCATAGATAGAGCCCTCAAGAATGAACCCCAATCTACTTCAACAAAGAACCTGATCCACTTGTCCCAAAGTAAGTCGTGCGTATATATTGTCTTATCCCATGTTTAGTTTTAAGTGATTGATCAAAGGACAATCCACTTACTGATGCAGCTGTGCGAGATGCAAAACTGTCCAAATATGACTACGGAAG contains the following coding sequences:
- the LOC142505251 gene encoding triacylglycerol lipase 2 isoform X1; protein product: MVSNGHNFLLDLAGSGFFLLILVHLPRQAFSGRSLPLGFGQPPEALCAAAINSLGYKCQEFEVMTDDGYILSVQRIPEGRAGGRGGGLDRPPVLLQHGVIVDGMSWLLNSPDEALPLILADNGFDVWISNTRGTRYSRRHLTLDPAKQEYWNWTWDELVIHDLSTFADLVFNQTAQKIHYVGHSLGSLVALAAFSEGKLSDRIKSAALLSPIAYLSHMTTVLGVVAAKAFVGEAVSILGLSEFNPRGVQEEMFMKALCDNPEVNCYDLLTALTGNNCCLNKSTIDRALKNEPQSTSTKNLIHLSQTVRDAKLSKYDYGSAQLNIEHYGAPDPPVYDLSKISGDIPLLLSYGGRDALSDVQDVEDLLDALKLDKLLQVQYVKNYAHVDFILGVTAKDLIFNRVMSFFRNQ
- the LOC142505251 gene encoding triacylglycerol lipase 2 isoform X3, which gives rise to MTDDGYILSVQRIPEGRAGGRGGGLDRPPVLLQHGVIVDGMSWLLNSPDEALPLILADNGFDVWISNTRGTRYSRRHLTLDPAKQEYWNWTWDELVIHDLSTFADLVFNQTAQKIHYVGHSLGSLVALAAFSEGKLSDRIKSAALLSPIAYLSHMTTVLGVVAAKAFVGEAVSILGLSEFNPRGVQEEMFMKALCDNPEVNCYDLLTALTGNNCCLNKSTIDRALKNEPQSTSTKNLIHLSQTVRDAKLSKYDYGSAQLNIEHYGAPDPPVYDLSKISGDIPLLLSYGGRDALSDVQDVEDLLDALKLDKLLQVQYVKNYAHVDFILGVTAKDLIFNRVMSFFRNQ
- the LOC142505251 gene encoding triacylglycerol lipase 2 isoform X2; protein product: MVSNGHNFLLDLAGSGFFLLILVHLPRQAFSGRSLPLGFGQPPEALCAAAINSLGYKCQEFEVMTDDGYILSVQRIPEGRAGGRGGGLDRPPVLLQHGVIVDGMSWLLNSPDEALPLILADNGFDVWISNTRGTRYSRRHLTLDPAKQEYWNWTWDELVIHDLSTFADLVFNQTAQKIHYVGHSLGSLVALAAFSEGKLSDRIKSAALLSPIAYLSHMTTVLGVVAAKAFVGEAVSILGLSEFNPRGVQEEMFMKALCDNPEVNCYDLLTALTDRALKNEPQSTSTKNLIHLSQTVRDAKLSKYDYGSAQLNIEHYGAPDPPVYDLSKISGDIPLLLSYGGRDALSDVQDVEDLLDALKLDKLLQVQYVKNYAHVDFILGVTAKDLIFNRVMSFFRNQ